Proteins encoded by one window of Myripristis murdjan chromosome 1, fMyrMur1.1, whole genome shotgun sequence:
- the wdr83os gene encoding PAT complex subunit Asterix yields the protein MSSNNMADPRRQNKILRYKPPSTETNPTLEDPTPDYMNLLGMIFSMCGLMLKLKWCAWIAVYCSFISFANSRSSEDTKQMMSSFMLSISAVVMSYLQNPQPMSPPW from the exons ATGTCCTCTAACAACATGGCAGACCCAAGAAGACAAAATAAGATCTTGCG GTACAAGCCGCCCAGCACAGAGACCAACCCCACACTGGAGGACCCCACCCCCGACTACATGAACCTGCTCGGCATGATCTTCAGCATGTGTGGACTGATGCTCAAG CTGAAGTGGTGTGCGTGGATCGCAGTCTACTGCTCTTTCATCAGCTTCGCCAACTCCAGAAGCTCAGAGGACACCAAACAGATGATGAGCAGCTTCAT GCTGTCCATCTCGGCAGTTGTGATGTCCTACCTCCAGAACCCTCAGCCGATGTCGCCGCCATGGTAA